From a region of the Streptomyces sp. B21-083 genome:
- a CDS encoding DUF397 domain-containing protein: MATDNPVHSGMPATELGSEGWHKPWSGTNGGSCVEAKRLPDGSVAFRQSKDPDGPALVYSRDEIVSFLEGAKSGQADFLIA, from the coding sequence ATGGCAACCGACAACCCCGTCCACAGCGGCATGCCCGCGACCGAACTCGGCTCCGAGGGCTGGCACAAGCCCTGGAGCGGCACCAACGGCGGAAGCTGCGTCGAGGCCAAGCGACTGCCCGACGGCAGTGTCGCCTTCCGGCAGTCCAAGGACCCCGACGGGCCCGCCCTGGTCTACTCCCGGGACGAGATCGTGTCGTTCCTGGAGGGCGCCAAGTCCGGCCAGGCCGACTTCCTGATCGCCTGA
- a CDS encoding helix-turn-helix domain-containing protein: MVLGKRLRHLRERAGVSFEDAARAIEVTPLTVRRMEKAEVGLRIPYVKELLRTYGVLAKEIDDFLRLAREANQPGWWYTYRDVLPDWFSAYVSLESEATVIRLYEPHYVPGLLQTEDYAVALLRIGFPNESPEDIRRRVALRLKRQDLLDKPEAPAVWAVLDETVLRRPVGGAEVMRAQIDRLSEVLEYPKVRLQIMRFAAGPHPGAFGPFHYFRFGFSELPDVVYTESLAGAQYFDQPADVVTYLEVLDRMSVQAEPVARTREILAALRKEL; encoded by the coding sequence ATGGTCCTCGGAAAGCGCCTGAGGCATCTGCGGGAGCGGGCAGGGGTGTCGTTCGAGGACGCCGCACGGGCGATCGAGGTCACGCCGTTGACGGTCCGCCGGATGGAGAAGGCCGAGGTCGGCCTCCGCATCCCCTACGTGAAGGAGCTGTTGCGCACCTACGGGGTCCTGGCCAAGGAGATCGACGACTTCCTCCGCCTCGCCAGGGAGGCCAACCAGCCGGGCTGGTGGTACACGTACCGCGATGTGCTGCCGGACTGGTTCAGCGCCTATGTGAGCCTGGAGAGCGAAGCCACCGTCATCCGGCTCTACGAACCCCACTACGTCCCCGGCCTGTTGCAGACCGAGGACTACGCCGTCGCGCTGCTGCGCATCGGCTTCCCCAACGAGAGTCCCGAGGACATCCGGCGCCGGGTCGCCCTGCGGCTGAAGCGCCAGGATCTGCTCGACAAGCCCGAGGCGCCCGCCGTCTGGGCCGTACTGGACGAGACCGTACTGCGCAGGCCCGTGGGCGGGGCCGAGGTGATGCGGGCTCAGATCGACCGTCTCAGTGAGGTGTTGGAGTATCCGAAGGTCCGGCTCCAGATCATGCGTTTCGCCGCGGGTCCGCACCCGGGAGCCTTCGGTCCCTTCCACTACTTCCGCTTCGGCTTCTCCGAACTGCCCGACGTCGTCTACACGGAGAGCCTCGCCGGCGCGCAGTACTTCGACCAGCCCGCCGACGTCGTGACGTACCTGGAGGTACTGGACCGGATGTCCGTTCAGGCGGAACCGGTCGCTCGGACCAGGGAGATCCTGGCAGCACTGCGTAAGGAGTTGTGA
- a CDS encoding carbohydrate ABC transporter permease has translation MTVASTSPPLRRPRGDGALAALFVAPAMLGFLVFLLWPTLRGVYLSFTRFNLLTPAEWVGLDNYVRMVHDPIFWDSLTVTVEYVAINIGVQTVSALAIAVLLQRLTQSAVLRGIVLTPYLMSNVVAGIVWLWILDTQLGIGNEIVAALGFDRIPFLADETWAIPTIALINVWRHVGYTALLLFAGLQAIPNDMYEAAKVDGASEGRMFWRITMPLLRPVLAVVLIMTVIGSFQVFDTVAVTTSGGPANATNVLQFYIYGAAFGRFQFGYASAMSVALLVVLSAITFLQYRLTRAGHTDLG, from the coding sequence ATGACCGTCGCCTCCACCAGCCCTCCCCTGCGTCGACCACGGGGTGACGGGGCGCTCGCGGCGCTCTTCGTCGCCCCGGCGATGCTGGGCTTCCTGGTGTTCCTGCTCTGGCCGACACTGCGCGGCGTCTACCTGAGCTTCACCCGCTTCAACCTGCTGACCCCCGCCGAGTGGGTGGGGCTCGACAACTACGTCCGGATGGTGCACGACCCCATCTTCTGGGACTCGTTGACGGTCACCGTCGAGTACGTCGCCATCAACATCGGCGTTCAGACGGTGTCGGCACTCGCCATCGCCGTACTGCTCCAGCGGCTGACCCAGTCCGCGGTCCTGCGCGGCATCGTGCTCACCCCCTATCTGATGTCGAACGTCGTCGCGGGCATCGTCTGGCTCTGGATCCTCGACACCCAGCTCGGCATCGGCAACGAGATCGTCGCGGCTCTCGGCTTCGACCGGATCCCGTTCCTCGCGGACGAGACCTGGGCGATCCCGACGATCGCGCTGATCAACGTCTGGCGGCACGTCGGCTACACCGCGCTGCTGCTGTTCGCGGGTCTGCAGGCCATCCCGAACGACATGTACGAGGCGGCCAAGGTGGACGGGGCGAGCGAGGGGCGGATGTTCTGGCGCATCACCATGCCGTTGCTGCGGCCCGTTCTCGCGGTGGTCCTGATCATGACGGTGATCGGCTCGTTCCAGGTCTTCGACACTGTCGCGGTGACGACGTCGGGCGGTCCGGCGAACGCCACCAACGTGCTGCAGTTCTACATCTACGGCGCCGCCTTCGGCCGCTTCCAGTTCGGCTACGCGTCCGCGATGTCCGTGGCCCTGCTGGTCGTGCTGAGCGCGATCACCTTCCTCCAGTACCGGCTCACCCGGGCCGGCCACACCGACCTCGGCTGA
- a CDS encoding SAM-dependent methyltransferase, with protein MTDGSPTPDQEALSKIDTTVPHSARIWNYWMGGKDNYEVDRAAGDEYREIAPDIETMARASRTYLIRAVTFVARERGIRQFLDIGTGLPTYDNTHQVAQKVAPESRIVYVDNDPLVLRHAQALLTSTPEGTTDYIDADLREPEKIIETARQYLDFDKPVALMLMGILGHIQDWEEAKAITHRLQAALPPGSYFVHYDSTDTDEELKRAQQGYDDTGAVPYVLRSPDKLSALYAGLELVEPGIVSCPLWRPEPGTSPQPTDVYGGIAYKA; from the coding sequence ATGACAGACGGCTCCCCCACCCCCGACCAGGAAGCACTGTCCAAGATCGACACCACGGTGCCCCACTCCGCCCGCATCTGGAACTACTGGATGGGCGGCAAGGACAACTACGAGGTCGACCGCGCGGCGGGCGACGAGTACCGCGAGATCGCCCCCGACATCGAGACGATGGCCCGCGCCTCGCGCACCTATCTCATCCGCGCGGTCACCTTCGTGGCCCGCGAGCGCGGGATCCGCCAGTTCCTCGACATCGGCACCGGCCTGCCGACGTACGACAACACGCACCAGGTCGCCCAGAAGGTGGCCCCCGAGTCGCGCATCGTCTACGTCGACAACGACCCGCTCGTCCTGCGGCACGCGCAGGCCCTGCTCACCAGCACCCCCGAGGGCACCACCGACTACATCGACGCGGATCTGCGCGAACCCGAGAAGATCATCGAAACGGCGCGCCAGTACCTGGACTTCGACAAGCCGGTGGCGCTGATGCTGATGGGCATCCTCGGCCACATCCAGGACTGGGAGGAGGCCAAGGCGATCACTCACCGCCTTCAGGCGGCCCTGCCGCCGGGCAGCTACTTCGTGCACTACGACAGCACGGACACCGACGAGGAGCTCAAGCGCGCCCAGCAGGGATACGACGACACGGGCGCGGTCCCGTACGTGCTGCGCAGCCCCGACAAGCTCTCCGCGCTCTACGCGGGTCTGGAGCTGGTGGAGCCGGGCATCGTCTCCTGCCCGCTCTGGCGCCCGGAGCCGGGCACCTCGCCGCAGCCGACAGACGTGTACGGAGGCATCGCGTACAAGGCGTAG
- a CDS encoding carbohydrate ABC transporter permease produces MTTPTALTTPAPAPTPTSAKAAVQPQRRGPSLGRIAAWAMMTAIVLVTLLPFYWILRTALSTNAGLAADPTNPLPVHPTTGGFERALGLQSTKEAIAQGGAGGGLDFWRYLLNSVFVSTLITGCQIFFSAMAAYAFARLRWRGRDTVFGLFLAGLMVPAIFTLLPNFVLIKQLGLVDNLLGIALPTMFMTPFAVFFLRQFFMNIPREVEEAALLDGAGKIRVFFRVLLPMASTPVLTLAILTYITAWNDYFWPLMVSYSDSSRVLTVALAIFRAQTPQTGVDWSGLMAATLIAALPMLVLFACFARRIVSSVGFTGIK; encoded by the coding sequence ATGACAACGCCGACAGCCCTGACGACACCGGCACCCGCACCGACCCCGACATCCGCCAAGGCGGCCGTACAACCGCAGCGGCGCGGGCCCTCCCTCGGGCGGATCGCCGCCTGGGCGATGATGACCGCGATCGTGCTGGTCACCCTGCTGCCTTTCTACTGGATCCTGCGCACCGCGCTGTCCACCAACGCGGGCCTCGCCGCCGACCCGACGAACCCCCTGCCGGTGCATCCGACCACCGGCGGTTTCGAACGCGCGCTCGGCCTGCAGTCCACCAAGGAGGCGATAGCGCAGGGCGGCGCGGGCGGCGGCCTGGACTTCTGGCGCTACCTTCTCAACTCGGTGTTCGTGTCGACCCTGATCACCGGCTGTCAGATCTTCTTCTCGGCGATGGCCGCGTACGCCTTCGCCCGGCTGCGCTGGCGCGGCCGGGACACCGTCTTCGGGCTGTTCCTGGCGGGCCTGATGGTTCCGGCGATCTTCACCCTGCTGCCGAACTTCGTCCTGATCAAGCAACTCGGCCTGGTGGACAACCTGTTGGGGATCGCACTCCCGACGATGTTCATGACGCCGTTCGCGGTGTTCTTCCTCCGCCAGTTCTTCATGAACATCCCGCGCGAGGTCGAGGAGGCGGCGCTGCTCGACGGCGCCGGCAAGATCCGCGTGTTCTTCCGGGTGCTGCTGCCGATGGCGTCCACGCCGGTGCTCACGCTCGCGATCCTCACGTACATCACCGCCTGGAACGACTACTTCTGGCCGCTGATGGTGTCGTACAGCGACAGTTCTCGCGTGCTCACGGTGGCGCTGGCGATCTTCCGGGCACAGACCCCGCAGACGGGTGTCGACTGGTCGGGGCTGATGGCGGCGACCCTGATCGCCGCGCTGCCGATGCTCGTACTGTTCGCGTGCTTCGCGCGCCGCATCGTGAGTTCCGTCGGCTTCACGGGCATCAAGTGA
- a CDS encoding SDR family oxidoreductase has translation MPRTTHNPLDGQLHEGAQGGGLAGKVALVAGATRGAGRGIAVELGAAGATVYVTGRSTRQQRSEYDRPETIEDTADLVTAAGGHGIAVPTDHLDPARVRALVDRVAEEQGRLDVLVNDIWGGENLFEWESPVWEHDLDKGLRLLRLAVETHAITNHHALPLLLRNPGGLVVEMTDGTLDYNRANYRNTFFYDLAKSSVLRMGFALGHELGPRGATAVALTPGWLRSEMMLEHFGVREENWRDALERVPHFAISETPRFVGRAVTALAADPDVSRWNGESLSSGQLAKVYGFTDLDGSRPDAWRYVVEVQDTGKPADTAGYR, from the coding sequence ATGCCGAGGACGACGCACAACCCGCTGGACGGGCAGCTACACGAAGGGGCGCAGGGCGGAGGACTCGCGGGCAAGGTCGCTCTGGTCGCCGGGGCGACACGCGGGGCCGGGCGCGGCATCGCCGTGGAGCTCGGGGCCGCCGGGGCCACCGTCTACGTGACCGGCCGCAGCACCCGGCAGCAGCGCTCCGAGTACGACCGGCCGGAGACCATCGAGGACACCGCCGACCTGGTCACCGCCGCGGGCGGCCACGGCATCGCCGTACCCACCGACCATCTCGACCCGGCGCGGGTACGGGCGCTGGTGGACCGGGTGGCCGAGGAGCAGGGCCGGCTCGACGTCCTGGTCAACGACATCTGGGGCGGCGAGAACCTCTTCGAGTGGGAGAGCCCGGTGTGGGAGCACGACCTCGACAAGGGGCTGCGGCTGCTGCGACTGGCCGTCGAGACCCACGCGATCACCAACCACCACGCCCTGCCCCTGCTGCTGCGCAACCCCGGTGGCCTGGTCGTCGAGATGACGGACGGCACCCTCGACTACAACCGCGCCAACTACCGCAACACCTTCTTCTACGACCTCGCCAAGTCGTCCGTCCTGCGCATGGGCTTCGCCCTCGGCCACGAACTGGGCCCGCGCGGCGCCACCGCCGTGGCGTTGACCCCGGGCTGGCTGCGCTCCGAGATGATGCTCGAACACTTCGGCGTCCGCGAGGAGAACTGGCGGGACGCCCTGGAACGCGTCCCGCACTTCGCCATCTCGGAGACCCCGCGGTTCGTGGGCCGCGCCGTGACGGCCCTGGCGGCCGACCCGGATGTGTCCCGCTGGAACGGCGAGTCCCTCTCCAGCGGCCAACTCGCCAAGGTCTACGGCTTCACCGACCTCGACGGCAGCCGGCCGGACGCCTGGCGCTATGTGGTCGAGGTCCAGGACACGGGGAAACCGGCGGACACGGCCGGATACCGGTAG
- a CDS encoding Gfo/Idh/MocA family protein, with protein sequence MTFSLGIVGAGQFSGQFAKLFLAHPGVGEVYVTDLLPERAEQLAATEGLSGTFPSYEAMLESPTVDAVAIFTQRWTHGPLVLQGLGAGKHVYSAVPMAITAEEIGAIIDAVRATGLTYMMGETSQYNPATVHARNQIAEGAFGRLFYAEGDYVHDMDLGFYEAYQYSGGENWKATASYPPLLYPTHSVGGVLGAWQTHAVSVSAIGVRDERGDGVFDKEVSQFGNDYSNASALFEVAGGGSFRTNEFRRVGYPSQIRESRFRFFGTDASMEQLATVALWQDKKGVTDISELLEPKPTMAPDDPSLQRIAPDLRAAFTSGSAPVHDRSRLPREFDELHNGHEGSHHFLVDDFVTAVNTRTLPSVNAWVAARYTLPGIVAHDSARQGGARLPIPDFGDAPEA encoded by the coding sequence ATGACGTTCTCCCTCGGCATCGTGGGCGCCGGGCAGTTCTCCGGCCAGTTCGCCAAGCTGTTCCTCGCCCATCCGGGCGTCGGCGAGGTGTATGTGACCGACCTCCTGCCGGAGCGCGCGGAGCAACTGGCCGCGACGGAGGGCCTGTCGGGCACGTTCCCCTCGTACGAGGCGATGCTGGAGTCGCCCACGGTCGACGCGGTGGCGATCTTCACCCAGCGCTGGACGCACGGGCCGCTGGTCCTCCAGGGCCTCGGCGCCGGCAAGCACGTGTACTCGGCGGTGCCGATGGCGATCACCGCCGAGGAGATCGGCGCGATCATCGACGCCGTACGGGCCACCGGACTCACCTACATGATGGGTGAGACGAGTCAGTACAACCCGGCGACCGTCCACGCCCGCAACCAGATCGCCGAGGGCGCCTTCGGCAGGCTCTTCTACGCCGAGGGTGACTACGTCCACGACATGGACCTCGGGTTCTACGAGGCCTACCAGTACAGCGGCGGCGAGAACTGGAAGGCGACGGCCAGCTATCCCCCGCTCCTCTACCCGACGCACTCGGTGGGCGGGGTGCTCGGTGCCTGGCAGACGCACGCGGTGAGCGTGTCGGCGATCGGGGTGCGGGACGAGCGCGGCGACGGCGTGTTCGACAAGGAGGTCAGCCAGTTCGGCAACGACTACTCCAACGCGAGCGCCCTGTTCGAGGTCGCGGGCGGCGGTTCGTTCCGTACGAACGAGTTCCGGCGCGTCGGCTACCCCTCGCAGATCCGGGAGTCGCGGTTCCGGTTCTTCGGTACGGACGCGAGTATGGAGCAGCTCGCCACGGTCGCCCTGTGGCAGGACAAGAAGGGGGTCACGGACATCAGCGAGCTGCTGGAGCCCAAGCCCACCATGGCTCCTGACGATCCGTCACTCCAGCGCATCGCCCCGGACCTGCGGGCCGCGTTCACCTCCGGCTCGGCTCCGGTGCACGACCGCTCCCGCCTCCCGAGGGAGTTCGACGAGCTGCACAACGGCCACGAGGGCAGCCACCACTTCCTGGTGGACGACTTCGTGACGGCGGTCAACACCCGCACCCTGCCGTCGGTGAACGCGTGGGTCGCCGCCCGCTACACCCTGCCGGGCATCGTGGCGCACGACTCGGCGCGGCAGGGCGGGGCGAGGCTGCCGATCCCCGACTTCGGGGACGCGCCCGAGGCGTGA
- a CDS encoding ATP-binding protein, translating into MISPSRPRLLQVALPAHPSGAARIRRTVAGHLTRWQLSHLVDDAVLATDELFANAVSHAGTGPADSIALVMEHTEHELRVTLSDPSPLLPRPRTPGTSAESGRGLSIVAALTDGWGTAPPDPGTPGKKVWFSMSTGEKP; encoded by the coding sequence GTGATCTCCCCCAGCAGGCCCCGCCTGCTCCAGGTCGCGCTGCCCGCCCACCCTTCCGGTGCGGCGCGGATACGGCGCACGGTGGCCGGGCACCTCACCCGCTGGCAGCTGTCCCACCTGGTCGACGACGCGGTTCTCGCGACGGACGAACTGTTCGCGAACGCGGTCAGCCACGCGGGCACCGGCCCGGCCGACTCGATCGCCCTCGTGATGGAACACACCGAGCACGAACTGCGCGTCACTCTTTCGGACCCCTCACCCCTGCTGCCGAGACCCCGTACGCCCGGTACGTCGGCCGAGTCGGGGAGAGGCCTGTCCATCGTCGCCGCGCTCACGGACGGCTGGGGCACCGCGCCGCCGGATCCGGGCACACCGGGCAAGAAGGTGTGGTTCTCGATGTCCACCGGGGAGAAACCGTGA
- a CDS encoding ROK family transcriptional regulator, which yields MTAVTDGWPPLSPGERAVAIEVLVHGPLSRAELARRLDLSAGSLTRLSKPLLESGLLVEVPDAGSPDEVRQGRPSQPLDIVAESRAFLGFKITDDMVYSVVTSLRSEVVARLDRPLTSHDPARVADLIAGMAAELAAARPAVAGIGIGVGGRVENRSVVADSVFLDWYDVPFADLVEERTGLRVVVENDVAALVEAESWFGAGRGLDRFAVLTIGAGLGYGLVSGGRRVPSSEDGLGIGRRWIVNPNGPLTPDGERGSAISLLTIPSIRYQIRAATGHDLSYDEILARAAAGDPMTARVVDEAARALGTLVAQIANFAMPEKILLAGEGVGLVAVAGAAIEESILANRHPLADPVDLETKVSDFHDWARGAAVLAIQVLVLGAADR from the coding sequence ATGACCGCAGTGACCGACGGCTGGCCGCCGCTGAGCCCCGGCGAGCGCGCGGTGGCGATCGAGGTGCTCGTCCACGGCCCCCTGTCCCGCGCCGAACTCGCCCGGCGACTCGACCTCTCCGCCGGCAGCCTCACCCGGCTCAGCAAACCGCTGCTCGAATCGGGGCTGCTCGTCGAGGTGCCCGACGCCGGATCACCGGACGAGGTACGCCAGGGACGCCCCTCGCAGCCCCTCGACATCGTCGCCGAGTCCCGCGCCTTTCTCGGCTTCAAGATCACCGACGACATGGTCTACAGCGTCGTCACCTCCCTGCGCAGCGAGGTCGTCGCCCGCCTGGACCGGCCTCTCACCAGCCATGACCCGGCCCGCGTCGCCGACCTGATCGCCGGGATGGCCGCCGAACTGGCCGCTGCCCGCCCGGCTGTCGCCGGCATCGGGATCGGCGTCGGCGGACGCGTCGAGAACCGCTCGGTGGTCGCCGACTCCGTCTTCCTGGACTGGTACGACGTCCCGTTCGCCGACCTCGTCGAGGAGCGCACCGGACTGCGAGTGGTCGTCGAGAACGACGTCGCCGCCCTCGTCGAGGCCGAGAGCTGGTTCGGCGCGGGCCGTGGACTCGACCGCTTCGCGGTCCTCACCATAGGGGCGGGCCTCGGCTACGGCCTGGTCAGCGGCGGCCGGCGGGTGCCGTCCTCCGAGGACGGCCTGGGCATCGGGCGCCGCTGGATCGTCAACCCGAACGGCCCGCTCACCCCCGACGGGGAGCGCGGCAGCGCCATCTCCCTGCTCACCATCCCCAGCATCCGCTACCAGATCCGCGCCGCCACCGGCCACGATCTGTCGTACGACGAGATCCTCGCCCGGGCCGCCGCCGGTGATCCCATGACCGCCCGCGTCGTCGACGAAGCGGCCCGCGCGCTGGGCACGCTGGTCGCCCAGATCGCCAACTTCGCGATGCCGGAGAAGATCCTGCTCGCCGGGGAAGGTGTCGGGCTCGTCGCGGTGGCGGGGGCCGCGATCGAGGAGAGCATCCTCGCCAACCGGCATCCGCTCGCGGACCCGGTCGACCTGGAGACCAAGGTCTCCGACTTCCACGACTGGGCGCGCGGGGCCGCCGTACTGGCCATTCAGGTGCTCGTGCTGGGGGCGGCCGACCGGTGA
- a CDS encoding ABC transporter substrate-binding protein, with translation MRLRTVVALTGALALSLATGCAQGGAAGSSSDTVTYWLWDANQQPAYEACAKGFERENPGLTVKITQLGWDDYWTKLTASFIAGTQPDVFTDHIQKFGQFADLKVLEPLDDLGIEDSVYQPGLAANWMGQDGHRYGAPKDWDTVALFYNRKLAKAAGLTAAQLNDLSWNPKDGGTFEKAIAHLTVDRNGKRGDEAGFDKDHVKVYGLATNGGGDGDGQTQWSTFAASAGWTYTDEKRWGTKYQYDSKTFQSVIKWYFGLADKGYMVPFTDYNSQSNQANTQISSGKAAAAFDGAWMISSYAGFKGLDMATAVTPTGPTGRRATMMNGLADSITKDAHNMAGAKKWVAYLASAECQRTVGSYGIVFPATPDGTKAAVAAYKKKGIDVSAFTRPVAGEKAGGKEFATFSYPITDYAADVYALMHPAMQDIFGNGRSVTSLDGTNSQINLILDQ, from the coding sequence ATGCGACTTCGTACGGTCGTGGCACTGACCGGAGCTCTGGCGCTGTCCCTCGCGACCGGTTGCGCGCAGGGCGGGGCGGCCGGCTCGTCGTCGGACACCGTGACGTACTGGCTGTGGGACGCCAACCAGCAGCCCGCCTACGAGGCCTGTGCGAAGGGCTTCGAGCGGGAGAACCCCGGCCTTACGGTGAAGATCACCCAACTGGGCTGGGACGACTACTGGACCAAGCTCACCGCGAGCTTCATCGCGGGCACCCAGCCGGACGTGTTCACCGACCACATCCAGAAGTTCGGCCAGTTCGCCGATCTGAAGGTCCTGGAACCGCTCGACGACCTCGGCATCGAGGACTCCGTCTACCAGCCCGGCCTCGCCGCCAACTGGATGGGGCAGGACGGTCACCGCTACGGCGCCCCGAAGGACTGGGACACCGTCGCGCTCTTCTACAACCGGAAGCTGGCGAAGGCGGCCGGTCTCACGGCGGCCCAGCTGAACGATCTCTCCTGGAACCCGAAGGACGGCGGCACCTTCGAGAAGGCGATCGCCCACCTCACCGTCGACAGGAACGGAAAACGGGGCGACGAGGCCGGCTTCGACAAGGACCACGTCAAGGTGTACGGCCTGGCGACCAACGGCGGCGGCGACGGCGACGGCCAGACCCAGTGGAGCACGTTCGCCGCGTCGGCGGGCTGGACCTACACCGACGAGAAGCGCTGGGGCACCAAGTACCAGTACGACAGCAAGACCTTCCAGTCGGTGATCAAGTGGTACTTCGGCCTGGCGGACAAGGGCTACATGGTCCCCTTCACCGACTACAACTCCCAGTCGAACCAGGCCAACACCCAGATCTCGTCGGGGAAGGCGGCAGCCGCGTTCGACGGTGCCTGGATGATCTCCTCCTACGCCGGTTTCAAGGGCCTGGACATGGCCACCGCCGTCACTCCGACCGGTCCGACGGGCCGGCGCGCGACGATGATGAACGGCCTGGCCGACTCCATCACCAAGGACGCCCACAACATGGCGGGTGCCAAGAAGTGGGTCGCGTACCTGGCGTCCGCCGAGTGCCAGCGGACGGTGGGGAGTTACGGGATCGTCTTCCCGGCCACGCCCGACGGCACGAAGGCCGCGGTGGCCGCGTACAAGAAGAAGGGCATCGACGTCTCGGCGTTCACCCGGCCGGTCGCCGGCGAGAAGGCGGGCGGCAAGGAGTTCGCCACCTTCTCCTACCCGATCACCGACTACGCGGCCGACGTGTACGCGTTGATGCACCCGGCCATGCAGGACATCTTCGGCAACGGCAGGTCCGTGACCAGTCTCGACGGGACCAACAGCCAGATCAACCTGATCCTCGACCAGTGA
- a CDS encoding DUF6624 domain-containing protein, with protein METPRGAAAEPRQGALAAELVRRAEEDQRLTRLAREAPTALNRHFVTRCRGANADALRSVVARRGWPQAAQVGEPASTAALMILLHTADLGFQLTCRDLIAEAVADGGCPAVHHAYIADHCAVELGQPQFYGTRINADTLCPYPIRHPETVEERREDVGLDPLAEQLPALRHVVSGIPDSGCPVSTTPWT; from the coding sequence ATGGAGACCCCGCGAGGCGCGGCGGCCGAGCCGCGACAGGGCGCCCTGGCCGCCGAACTGGTGCGCAGGGCCGAGGAGGACCAGCGACTGACCCGGCTGGCCCGCGAGGCGCCCACGGCGCTCAACCGGCATTTCGTCACCCGCTGCCGGGGCGCCAACGCGGACGCCCTCAGATCGGTCGTGGCCCGACGCGGCTGGCCCCAGGCGGCTCAGGTCGGCGAGCCCGCGTCGACGGCGGCGCTGATGATCCTGCTGCACACCGCCGACCTCGGCTTCCAGCTCACCTGCCGCGATCTGATCGCGGAGGCGGTCGCGGACGGCGGCTGCCCGGCCGTGCACCACGCCTACATCGCCGACCACTGCGCGGTCGAGCTGGGCCAGCCGCAGTTCTACGGCACCCGCATCAACGCCGACACCCTGTGCCCGTACCCGATCCGCCACCCCGAGACGGTCGAGGAGCGCCGCGAGGACGTGGGCCTGGACCCGCTGGCGGAGCAGCTGCCCGCCCTGCGGCATGTCGTGAGCGGAATACCCGACAGTGGATGTCCGGTATCAACGACACCCTGGACGTGA
- a CDS encoding L,D-transpeptidase family protein produces the protein MGDVRRRGVVALGVAGLVAPLALVVTAAPAQAASCTTQTGPYQKKVEKFLGRPVDGVQSAADCKATQSFQKKHGITPSAGYAGSVTWGVMDLMLKQRAVGNTPNREGKCPVNKGRIACVNLTLQLSWIQDGSRLVYGPVPVRTGRDGYETRTGLKKIYWRDIDHVSNIYDVPMPYSQFFDGGQAFHSVGLSMWNPPGSHGCVNMTKTTAKKYWSLLRNGDDVFVYGRKPGT, from the coding sequence ATGGGGGACGTACGCAGACGAGGGGTCGTCGCGCTCGGGGTCGCGGGGCTCGTCGCGCCGCTCGCACTCGTGGTCACCGCCGCACCGGCGCAGGCCGCGAGCTGCACGACGCAGACCGGCCCGTACCAGAAGAAGGTGGAGAAGTTCCTCGGGCGGCCCGTCGACGGTGTGCAGTCCGCCGCTGACTGCAAGGCCACCCAGAGCTTCCAGAAGAAGCACGGCATCACTCCCAGCGCGGGCTACGCGGGCTCCGTCACCTGGGGCGTGATGGACCTGATGCTGAAGCAGCGGGCCGTCGGCAACACGCCCAACAGGGAAGGCAAGTGCCCGGTCAACAAGGGCCGTATCGCCTGCGTCAACCTCACGCTCCAGCTGAGCTGGATCCAGGACGGCAGCCGCCTCGTCTACGGCCCGGTGCCGGTCCGCACCGGCCGCGACGGCTACGAGACCCGCACCGGACTGAAGAAGATCTACTGGCGGGACATCGACCACGTCTCGAACATCTACGACGTGCCGATGCCCTACAGCCAGTTCTTCGACGGCGGGCAGGCCTTCCACTCGGTCGGCCTCAGCATGTGGAACCCGCCGGGCTCGCACGGCTGCGTCAACATGACCAAGACGACGGCCAAGAAGTACTGGTCGCTGCTGAGGAACGGCGACGACGTCTTCGTGTACGGGCGCAAGCCGGGCACCTGA